AACCTGCAAGTCTATGGATCTAACTGCAAGTATATCGCTTAATTTCCAAGAACCGGGACACGATTGGCACTATGTTAAAAGCTGAATGGCCTCTGGTGTAAAGGTCGCAACAAGGTTGGGTTTCATTAGGTCAATTGTTGCCAAACCCATGAGCATGCCCATCGTCCATCTACAATCCTACCCATGTATCTATAATCAGACTCATCCATACCCATATTTGAGTGATTGTTCATCAATCTGAGAGCATTACACACACCGAAAATTGATAATACATATGCATAATTATAGTTTGATAGATAGACATATTTACTCCTACAAATGACTCAATTGGTGGCAGTGTTCTGTCACCTTCGGACTTCGTTGCTTGTTCTTTGGCACAGATCATTAAGATGAAAAAGAATATGAATTATATGATCTGAGATAATAGATGATAGTACAGTATTTTCTTTCAAGATGTAGTGTAAAGTTTTTAGTCCGTGTCAATGCATGGATCTTGTGCTGgtcattttaattttttaaatattaGTAGGGCGTAACCCATGGGTATGAACTAATTGGGACCCATGGGTAAAACTCATGGACATAGACAGTGACACATACCCTGCCCATTCGTTAAGATGCCACCTTTACTctaggcaaatttgaaacaagataTGTTATATTGTGTTGATATGCATGTTAGCGCTGTAGGACTTTTGATTGATATCTTCAAATTTATATCAGTGCCACCAGTAATAAGTTTGGGCTTTGTGACATTGCACCTTACTCCAGCTGAGATCTAAAGCTTTTATACATTCGCTTTTATTATGTTTTGTCTGGTTGCTTTGTGCACTCGAGGTACCGTTTGCTGCGAGATTATTGCATTTTAGAAAAGAGGCTAGTAAATATCACAACATCCTcatgttttcttgattttatTTCAGACTGCAAGAAATTCAAGGATATGGTAGACGGGATTGCTGAGGAGCAAGGAAAGAATGACGAGAAAGAAAGTGATGAAGTCTCGTCTGCTGCTGAGTTGGTAGAGAAGCTTAGGGTCACCGAGTCCAAAAAGGATGAAAACGATGATAAGAAAGATTCTAAGGAGTGAAAGGCGCCCGCCTGCGTAATCATATACTCAAACTAGTGAAATTGTCAAATGAGTGTTACTATTTGATTCATTTCGTGGTAAAAGTCCATATCCTTTCACAAATTTTCATTGTGTTTTATCTGGGATGAATGTTTGTGGTAGGCAAAATTTGTTTTGTGTCAGTCTTCTTGGTCAATAGACCGTTATTCAAGCCTTTGTTTATCTGGATGGTTTGGCTGGGATCAGCAAGTTTGTACAATTACATTTGGATCTGCATTTGGAATGCACATGGTTGAGTTGTCCAACGTCCCGGATTTTGATGTCTTGCACTCACACGTCTACTCTATAGTTTGCAACATGTACGAATGTCTATTGCTACATGCATATCATGGTAGTTGTCCTACCATCGGTGATGATATACGAGTATATTCGTATTGCTACGAAAATATTCCCTcggattctaaattcttgactcaaatttgcccaaatatagatgCTCCTGCTCTTTATTTGCTGACGTTGGAAGAAAAGAGGCTTGTTGGTATGCCGTGGGAGCGCCGTCAGGCAGTGCAAGGTGAGGCAATTGCGAAAACCTGCTAGGTCTTCTCATGCGATTGCAGCTCTTGCTACGAATTATTTTCGCCACGGTGGGTGAGACTGAAAGATGATTTTGTTAAATTGAATGTTGATGCGGCCTTCATTGCAGGTAGTTGCTATGGTATTGAGAATGTAGCAGATGCGCCAACCGCGGAAGCGATAGCTCTTCGTGATGGGCTTTTGCTAGCTGGCCAGGTGGGTTGTAATAGACTGGAAATTAATAGCGACTACATGGAGGTTGTGCAAACGATGCTCAATGGCGGCAATTTCATTGGTCCCGCTGCGACGATCTATGAAGAATGCTCTTTTCTTGTTAGatattttggttttgttaGTTTTGATCACTGTCCTATGAAGAGTAATCCCAttcaaaaaaaggaagagTAATTTGGTAGCTCACACTTTAGGTCGTCAGGCGGTTGGTTCTCAGCCAGTTGTATGGCTCGAGGATCCGTCTGATTTTATTTCTAATTTGCTTGTGGACGATTAAGTGTGTTTATCGATCAATAAAGCTGGCATGATGTgcttttcctaaaaaaacgaCGAGACAAATGTAACATTTCGACAGCAATTTACGATCGTAGGAATACTACTCATTAGTTAGTACTATCGTGTACTATCAGTACACAGGGGTATATGATGCCTCGTTATTTCGTACTCTAAATTGCAGCAGTGAATGACTAATGATTCCCAGATCCTTGCTGCCGTAATGTCTGTAACCTGATGCGATCGGGCATCCTTGTCGCCATGGCCGGATCGGCCCTACGCATTGAAGCCTTCTTCATCGTGCAATCTTGGCATGTCAATGTGTACGGTGTACCTCCCCATTGTTCGATCGGATCCACCGCAGTAATAGGCGACGTTTCGTACGACTATGCATGGCTGCGAACACTATTAAGCAAGATTAATAGTTATAGTCTGCTGTTGGCTGTAAGCATTATCATGTCATCTTTAAATAATATAATAACTAGCAAGTATAATAAGTTGGCTATAAGAAatattactttattaatagTAGGCTCACATTACAGTCTCACAGAGTGTCTAAAAGTACGTGTTGCAGCTGGCTACTAGTTAACATCCCACCTCTCTTCTCtcatctcttctctttcctccaactaaacatcaaaataatattttaattCTTGTAGCCAGCTTATAACCCACTGTTATTCTTACTCTTATGTATCCACGGATCTGTGGCCCGATGTCTGCACATTGATTGGTTGATACACCGCGAATTTATGATCGAAGCTGTCACGGCAGGACGCGCCATGCATGATCCTGCATTAAAGAAGGAAAGATCTGACCATGAGTTCCTCTTCATATCCATTTTAGCCTGCGTCTGCGTATGTGTATCAGCATCCTGGTTGCTGGGACGTGCTGTACGCGTGTTTGATCCTTCCGTTCAGTTGTTGCTGGCACGTATGATTATGGCCGTGGTACTGGCAAATCGGCCTGAACCCGCTTTGGCGCTGTATTTGCGCTACGGACGTGAGATCCCATCCCAAGGATCCCGATGCAGATTAATGTGCCCGACGAGTTGGGCACAATTTCAGTGGGATCGCGGGATAGATACAATTTCACGGATCACGAAGATATGATATGATATGGGTGCAAATGTGTTTCTGCAGTAACAGTGTGCGTACGAATATTTGTTGCAGGTATTCCTTCCACTTGTTAGCATCGGGCCGTTTCACATCCGGGTTTGCTGAACTTGAGCCAGTTTTGTGAGGCttgaaagtttttttttttgaaagttttttttcttgctcaCTGAATGCACACTACTCACCATAATCCCGTTGGTGTGCACTGTGCAGGAAGTGTTACGTCTGTTCTTCGATTATCGTCTGGCAAGATACATGGGGTGGGTCAAAAAATAAGAAGACTGATGGACGGAGGATGccaattcttttcttttttaaaggATGCCAATTCATGCCAAGATCACTTGGCTTCGTCACATCATGTTCCGTTCTACAGCTGCGAAACCTGTTACCTGGACGgctggacatgatcaaatgacCATGTAAAACCCTCGCCACTTGAAAATCCATGTCTTGGACAAACACATGGAGGAAGTGAAGTGGGCTGTTTTTCTGGGAAACCAGCCAAATTGGCATGTACGTAGCTCTCTGCTCTCACAAGCCACATACGGACATATCGATACCCTGAAGCCGGGCGGTCTCGCGGCACGgcaaaacacaaaagaagGAGCGGAGCAGGCAGGGCACACGCCGCTGACCAACTAATCTTGGCCGGGCACACTCCCCCAATCGGCAGCAAcctcaaaagtcaaaaaaaaaacttaaaaataCAGAGTACTAGACATCAACCAGAAACTGCAAACGAAATTAAGGATTGACAAAATTAATTCACTACTGAATGCATGCTTAAGCGAAATCTCTGATTGAATCAAACGCGATAGAATACATGACACCAGCACGGAGGACACAACGGCCAACGGCGGCCAACTGGGCTGAGCAACTCCAACCCCACCCCTACATTTATGGTGCCCACTGTGGCTGTCGCACCAAGGACGGCCGTGCGCACGGCAGAAGCCGCAatcaccgccgccggtggcgagGACATCGTcacggacggcggcgccgcttgGCCCACCGGTGCCGCCATTTCCCGCATCGGCGACTGTGTCAGCAGCAGCGTCGGATGGCGATCGCACCACCAGTGCTGCTACATTGGTTGACGTCTCGAGACTGGGTAGCGGGGCCCAGGTGTCGGCTGCCCAAGTGGGGCCATCCTCCAACGCAGGCACCCAGCAGTTTGTGCGCGGGCTGTCTGCCGATGCTAATTCGGCAACCCTCCCTTTGGCGCGCGCCATGACCTCGTGCTCGACGTCGGCATCTGATtccgatgacgacgacgcgTCGGAGTCCGAGTCCGACGCCGCCCAGTCGAGCACCGCCCGGGGAGACGGGAACGGAGACGGCGACGGCTCGCAGGCGTCGTCCGCGGAGAGGAACGGGTGGCGCAGCAGCTGCTCGCAGCTCCACCGCTCGCCCGCGTCCCGACGGAGGCACTTGTCGAGGAAGTCCCGGCAGGAGTCCGACacgcacgcggcggcggggaattCGGGCCGCTTCCCGCCGAACCCGATGAGCAGCAGCATCGCGCCGACCTCGAGCCAGCCCCCGGTCTCCGACCACGGCCGCTTCCCTGTCAGGAGCTCCACCGCGGTGCACCCGAGCGACCAGACGTCAGaagccggcgtcggcgcgccCCCGCGGGCCACCTCTGGCGCCatccacgccggcgtcccgCGCGGGCCTCGCGGGGCCGGCTCCGACACGAGCCTCGCCGCGCCGAAATCCGCGAGTTTCGTCGAGTCGATGCCGCTGCCGAGGAGCACGTTCCTCCCCTTGACGTCCCCGTGCACCACCCCGGCCACGTCGTGGAGGTACTGCAGCGCGGacgccacccgccgcagcacgcgccgcgccgcgcgctcGCCGAGCCCTCCTTTGGCCGCATCGGCCGCGGTGCCGCCCGGGACCAGCTCCATGTGGAGGTTCCTGGACGCGGCCGTGGCGTCGTCCCCGAGGTACGCCACGACGTAGGGGGAGCGCAGCCGCCTCAGGATCCTGATCTCGCTCTCCAGGCACGCCATCGCCATCGCGCCGCCCTGCTTGGCGTCGACCGACTTCACCGCGAACGCGCGCCCCGTGGCCCTGTCGACGGCCGAGTGCACCGTGCCGAAGGCCCCCTTGCCGATGCATTTCCCGCGCGTCCACTCCATGTGTGCCTgccccctgttgccgcggtcGGGATGACTGGAGAGTGAGCAGCGGAAACAGAGGAAACTCGGAGAGAAAACAGAGAGGTCTTTCtgtctgtgtgtgtttgtggAGGAGTCAACGAACGAACAAAAGGAACGGAGCAGACGGTGTGAGGAGTCGCAAGAAGAGGGCAAGCGTGGCGATGGCGTATATATaggtgtgtgtgggggggggggggtgttttCTTTTCCGGCATTGCGTATATTTTTGTGGGCGAGAATTTCGGGCGTGTTTACTTTTGGGGGCTACGATTTCCTCTCGATTCGCATGTTGGGCGCGGATGGGATATTAAATCGCTCGAATATTTCTGGGATATATCAATCAACTAGCAGGCCCTTTGGCTTGGCTTTGCGTCGGATAGCGAGTGCTGTGCAACTTGTGGTGTTATCTTCGGGGTGCAGCTCCGTTGAGGCCACATGGGCGAGGATCCATTTGGGGTCTGTTTCATGGATTGAGCCATCGAGGGTTCGGGTTGGATATGCGGATGGATGCAATCGACGTTGCGCACCTTTGAACGGGCCAGCTAGTATTAATACTCCATGTCCCAATGCATTGCCTTATGTGTCTTTGTTTTTTCCCAGCTGTTATCAGTTTGAAGCAAACAATTGTGACGCCGATTAAACATCTTGTTGGATGTGACATGGGAATTATCTCCGAGTGCACGCACATGTCAGCATCACACCGTAAGCAGCAGAAAAAAGGTACCAAGAACTCAGTGAAAATCTTGCCATGTCCATAAGCACCAGTCTACACATCAAACCTGCGATTCAGGTGTCCACACATAACTACACTAGCATCCAAGAAAACCAATCTTGGTGTCTGACTCCAAATATCAGCGAAAGGATAGATAAACCACCCAAACACCAATGCACGGCACACCCCCTCCCATGAGGCCATGACCCTACACATCTGGAGCTCGATCCCAGATGCTGACATGGCACGCGCACACGCAAGGCTGTGATGACATGGAAGGACACGAGCGGCGCAGAGCTGGCCAGCCAAAAGAAAAGCAGGTAGGGAAGAAAGTTGTGGCCTGGGGCGGGGATACGAGTCGTGTGGGATCGGTGGCTCGTGGGATCGCGTCGCGGCGTTTGACGCGTGCGTCGCCATCGCCGCGCTCGGTTTCTCCCCGCCCATTGGCGCTCCTGTGCCGCCAAGGCGGACGTGCTCGCGGCCGAGCCACACAAGCGCAAAGCGAGCCCCGCAACCACCGACCTGGTAGTAGAGTAGTAGTACAAGTACTGCGACATCTGAGATGATGAGCAGCTTGACACTTTGACAGTAACTACTGTAGATGCCTGCAACTATTTTGTTGGAAGCCCTCGGTGGATATGagattttttaatttttttgcatcCTCCTACTAATCCTGGTTCGGGCTCGTATAATTGGACATAACTTTAACAATTGTGATTTTGCATATGACAGGTCGGCAATCATTTGCAGCCTGCAGTATCTGATAATCCAGAGATTCCAGAGCCAATGATGTGGGTGATTAGCAATGATCGGAAGGAACATTCTCTATATGCCCGACTGAGCACAACTCATGTGCGCCCCATTTGGGAAGCAAACATTGCAAGGTTATATACACCAGGGAAAGAAATGCACCGCGTTCAAGCTTAAACGTGCGTTCCGTttcgaaaaaggaaaaagaagaagaagcttaAACCTGCGTCGGGGAGTGCACATTGGCACGACGCCGATGCATGTCTAGACAGGATTATGTGGCCGGCGTTCGTGCATATCTTCTTATCTTAGGGTCCGAGAGATCCCGGATGTGTGCGAGATAACGGCTTAGTTATTACGGGGCAGCCGGGCACATATATCCAACCGATCCATGGACCCCAAGCTAGCGCCGGGGCTAGCTAAGAGATGCTAGGCATCCATTTGCTCGTGATCTTGACTTTCTTTTTCATGTGTGGCTTAGTGGTTGATGCGATCAACCTCCCCATACTCGTCGTATATGTAATGCCGGATAAGATCTGCTATGATTCTCGCTGCGTGGTGAGGATGTCCAGCGAAAGAAGCACCCGATACTGCTACACAAGTAAcgtaagagaaaaaaaaaaatcaccgcTCAGGTTTTCACTTGTCTGAATCCCTTTGTTCTGCTTGTACGCCACCTGCTCTGACACCAGATTCCCATCACGTTTTACGGCTTCCTGGTTACTTAACCAACTAACCAATCTAACAGGAAACTGGGAAGGCTGGCCCACGACTTTGCAGCTCTCAGAGTACGTACATCTTTCCCGGTCAAAATACTTTTGGGCATCGCTTTCTGGAGGAGCTGCCTCCATCCCATTCTTACGAGGACGGACGAGGGCCGCTAACAGGCGCATAATCAATTGTCTAATCCAGGGTGGGGAGAGCTGTTTCTCATTAATTAAAACAAACGATCCCGTGTGTTCCGTGTTACTTAAAGCATCCGCGCCCACCCAAGCCAGGTTCTCAGCACGCTGCCCATGCCAAAGATACGGTACGTCGGAGCTAGTACTGCTGCATGCGCGACCAGTCCTTTCCACGACGGAAGGGGGAAAGAAGCAGCAGTCAATTCAAATGATCAACTGAATCTTCCGCCATAAGCCGGCACGACCGGCACGGCCAACGGAAGAAAGAAACGTTTTACGTGTGGGGGCTAGCTCGTTGCGCTGCACCATGGCATCGGCGTGAGAGGCAGCGACGGATCGACCGCCCAGATTGCCGCGGCGCGGTGTCTTCGGACGCTAAACACTAGCCGGGACAGGGAAACGTGGGGAGGCAACCGGCCGGAACCGACAGCCCTGGACCAGGGTGCTGGCCGCGCAGGCGAGGCCGAGAGAAATCACCGGGtcggtgccgctgccgctgccgcgcgcGCGATCGTGCCGAACCCGCCGAGCCGCATGCCGTCCTCCTGGATCACCGCACGGTCGTTTTCGTGCCAGTTTTCGCGCCGGACCGCTGGTGCGAGGATATATGCCCGATacggcatgcatgtgtggcgCGGCGTTTGTGGACCGTGGCGGCGAACCGGCCGCCGCgtcacgcacgcacgcaggcccaagacatttttctttttgctagaAAGGCGCGTGGTATTAGTCGCATCGAGCAGCAACGGCAGGAAAAATTGGCCATGTTGCCGTCACGTGCACAGCACCCACACGGTGAAAGCAAGATCTCTCTCGTGCCGTGTTCTGGGATTTTGGCCCCGGGCCGGCCTGCTGTGCCGATCTAGCCATGTTCTGATAACGATGCGTAAAACTGTCTCCGTCGATGCTACGCAAAAGAtgcgctagctagctcgtggatttttttttttgccttttacCGGCTGTGGCTCTTCGATGGAGCGggagaaggggaaaaaaaaaggtcatgTCGCTCGTTGGCTGCTTCTGCTCGCCAGTAAGGCCACATGACCGTCCAATTTAACCAAAGGATCCCAGAACTATGTAATTAAGCGGACACAAATTACACTACATCGTGTGCTTGTTTCGACGGCCCGCTGTTGTGTGGAGCTCTACCACTTAGGATGCTTGCTTGGTTCGTGACTTGGATACATGTCTGCTACAGCTAGGCGTGTCTGATAGTTGTCTCAGTATGGCAAGTTTTTCGCTGAAGAGACGTGCTTCAGAGCTACTACTAGAAAGTAAACATGATAATTGACACTCATCATATCAAGACAAGCAGGCAGCAGGTATGATCTGTCTGTCTGTCGAGGCATGTCCGTGCCGGCTCTGGACAGCGGGCAGGCAATTTTATTTGAAGGATTACCACAGCACCAGCTAGTTCGTGTATGCCGGCAACAACTTCCATCAAATCCCAAACCCCAGTCCGTTATAACGGGCGCAAGTTGCCGTGCCCGCGAACGGCGGATCTTTCCTCTGCCAGTGGCGAGTGCCAGGGTGAGATGCACGGCACCGGCCGGCCGCAAAGCCGCTGTCCCCCTCGCCTTCGTGCATCATCCATCCCACgaccaatttttttgtttagttaCTTGCCTGTGACATCTGAGTCGTCACTTTGCCACATAAATTTCCCCGGGTCATGTCAGCGTATTGCAGAAATTATGTTAGTGGCAGTGTGTGGCCCCCCAGGAAAATGCAAGTAGTAGGACAGATTTTTG
This is a stretch of genomic DNA from Brachypodium distachyon strain Bd21 chromosome 1, Brachypodium_distachyon_v3.0, whole genome shotgun sequence. It encodes these proteins:
- the LOC100841097 gene encoding mitogen-activated protein kinase kinase kinase 18, with protein sequence MEWTRGKCIGKGAFGTVHSAVDRATGRAFAVKSVDAKQGGAMAMACLESEIRILRRLRSPYVVAYLGDDATAASRNLHMELVPGGTAADAAKGGLGERAARRVLRRVASALQYLHDVAGVVHGDVKGRNVLLGSGIDSTKLADFGAARLVSEPAPRGPRGTPAWMAPEVARGGAPTPASDVWSLGCTAVELLTGKRPWSETGGWLEVGAMLLLIGFGGKRPEFPAAACVSDSCRDFLDKCLRRDAGERWSCEQLLRHPFLSADDACEPSPSPFPSPRAVLDWAASDSDSDASSSSESDADVEHEVMARAKGRVAELASADSPRTNCWVPALEDGPTWAADTWAPLPSLETSTNVAALVVRSPSDAAADTVADAGNGGTGGPSGAAVRDDVLATGGGDCGFCRAHGRPWCDSHSGHHKCRGGVGVAQPSWPPLAVVSSVLVSCILSRLIQSEISLKHAFSSELILSILNFVCSFWLMSSTLYF